The Pseudoalteromonas ruthenica genome has a window encoding:
- the cyoA gene encoding ubiquinol oxidase subunit II encodes MLTRKLFSFAFALMVLVLSGCSGGVLDPKGQIGIDEKNLIIIATVLMLVVVIPVIIMTLYFAWKYRDGRDHEIYAPKWAHSSKIEAAVWTIPIVIIIVLGVITWRSTQALDPYKPLAGKGEHLTVQVVSLNWKWLFIYPEQGIATVNELVFPANVPVEYKITSQSTMNSFFIPQLGSQIYSMAGMETQLHLIANEPGTFKGFSANYSGAGFSGMKFNAIATPTQADFDTWVANVKAKGTKLDQHSYETLTQPSEYHPVSYYSEVEQGLFHSIVMKYMQGHGEMNYYAKPEHAAHNQHRVEE; translated from the coding sequence TTGTTAACTCGAAAACTCTTTTCATTCGCTTTCGCCCTTATGGTGTTGGTGCTCAGTGGCTGTAGTGGCGGAGTGCTGGACCCCAAGGGGCAAATTGGCATTGATGAGAAAAATCTCATTATTATTGCCACCGTTCTGATGTTGGTTGTGGTGATCCCGGTGATCATCATGACTTTGTATTTTGCCTGGAAATATCGCGATGGTCGCGACCATGAGATCTATGCCCCGAAATGGGCGCACTCGAGCAAAATAGAAGCGGCGGTGTGGACCATTCCCATCGTTATTATCATTGTGCTTGGGGTGATCACTTGGCGCTCCACACAAGCACTTGACCCATACAAGCCGCTGGCCGGTAAAGGGGAGCACTTAACCGTGCAGGTGGTGTCGCTAAATTGGAAGTGGCTATTTATCTACCCTGAGCAGGGTATTGCCACGGTCAATGAGCTGGTGTTTCCAGCCAATGTGCCGGTGGAATATAAAATCACCTCGCAAAGTACCATGAACTCCTTTTTTATTCCCCAGCTGGGAAGCCAAATTTACTCCATGGCGGGCATGGAAACCCAGCTACACCTGATTGCCAACGAGCCTGGCACATTCAAAGGCTTTTCAGCCAACTACAGTGGCGCCGGGTTTAGTGGCATGAAGTTTAATGCCATTGCCACCCCCACACAGGCCGACTTTGATACCTGGGTTGCCAATGTCAAAGCCAAAGGGACTAAGTTAGACCAACACAGCTACGAGACGTTAACCCAACCCAGTGAATACCATCCGGTGAGCTATTACAGCGAGGTGGAGCAGGGGCTGTTTCACAGCATTGTGATGAAGTACATGCAAGGTCACGGTGAAATGAATTATTACGCCAAGCCCGAGCATGCGGCGCATAACCAACATCGCGTCGAGGAGTGA
- a CDS encoding MerC domain-containing protein: MKDKLAIFFSAFCLVHCIVLPAGFLISTSILGQFLFSERIHQGLFLVIAALALWALPQGLRQHHQPLPLLLALIGLSLLGTALFVPSLEVLFSVVGSLLLMAAHLRNFWLLKKAKPLCV; the protein is encoded by the coding sequence ATGAAAGATAAATTAGCTATTTTTTTCAGTGCTTTTTGCCTAGTCCATTGCATTGTATTGCCCGCAGGCTTTTTGATATCGACATCTATTTTAGGGCAGTTTTTGTTCTCAGAGCGCATTCATCAAGGACTTTTCCTCGTTATTGCAGCCTTGGCGCTGTGGGCTCTTCCTCAGGGGTTGCGTCAACATCATCAACCACTGCCGTTACTGCTCGCGTTGATTGGCTTGTCGCTGCTTGGCACCGCGTTATTTGTGCCAAGCTTAGAGGTGCTTTTCTCCGTTGTCGGCAGTTTATTGCTGATGGCTGCGCATCTACGCAATTTTTGGTTGTTAAAAAAAGCCAAGCCACTGTGTGTATAG
- the cyoB gene encoding cytochrome o ubiquinol oxidase subunit I, with protein sequence MNLFGKLSIEAIPYHEPIIMVTLAVVAVLGLLLAAAMTKYQKWGVLWRDWITSIDHKRLGMMYITLALIMLFRGFADAIMMRTQLAMATGGAAGYLPPEHYDQIFTAHGVIMIIFMAMPFMIGLMNIVVPLQIGARDVAFPFLNNLSFWLTAGGAILINLSLGLGEFAKTGWVAYPPLSELSFSPGVGVDYYIWALQISGLGTLLTAVNFLVTVFKMRAPGMSLMKMPIFTWACTWANILIAASFPILTAVLAMLTLDRYMDFHFFTNEAGGNAMMYINLFWAWGHPEVYILILPAFGIFSEVISTFTGKRLFGYKSMVYASGAISILGFIVWLHHFFTMGSSANVNAFFGVMTMVIAVPTGVKLFNWLFTMYRGRLRITVPVLWTIGFMITFTVGGMTGVLLAIPGADYVLHNSLFLIAHFHNTIIGGAVFGYLAGFAYWFPKAMGYKLDERWGKASFWCWLVGFFVAFMPLYVLGFLGMTRRLNHTNNPDWNIWLYIAFVGAVIIMFGIVFQVIQLVVSYKNRAQLQDTTGDPWNGHTLEWSTASPPQYYNFANTPVVRDIDAWTDTKEQGQAYQQGQHYAPIHMPKNTSAGVLMSAALTAFCFAMIWHIWWLAIAGLGAAITVFIKRCYSNDVDYYVPVAEIEAIESAHIHHATAEGRS encoded by the coding sequence ATGAATCTATTTGGAAAACTATCAATTGAGGCCATTCCATACCACGAGCCCATTATTATGGTGACTTTGGCGGTTGTGGCTGTACTGGGTCTGCTGCTTGCAGCAGCGATGACAAAATATCAAAAATGGGGCGTGCTATGGCGAGATTGGATCACCTCCATTGATCATAAACGATTGGGCATGATGTACATAACCCTTGCCCTGATCATGTTATTCCGTGGGTTTGCTGACGCTATTATGATGCGTACTCAGCTGGCCATGGCGACCGGCGGGGCAGCCGGGTACTTGCCCCCTGAGCACTACGACCAAATCTTTACCGCACACGGCGTGATCATGATTATCTTTATGGCGATGCCTTTTATGATTGGGTTGATGAACATTGTGGTGCCACTGCAAATCGGTGCCCGCGATGTGGCCTTCCCATTTTTAAACAACCTGAGCTTTTGGCTTACGGCGGGCGGCGCAATACTGATTAATTTATCCTTAGGGCTTGGCGAATTTGCTAAGACTGGGTGGGTCGCCTATCCGCCGCTGTCAGAGTTATCTTTTAGCCCCGGTGTGGGAGTCGATTATTATATTTGGGCGTTGCAGATATCAGGCTTGGGTACTTTGCTAACGGCGGTAAACTTCCTGGTGACGGTATTTAAAATGCGCGCGCCGGGCATGAGTTTGATGAAGATGCCTATTTTTACTTGGGCATGTACCTGGGCGAATATTCTTATCGCCGCATCGTTCCCCATTTTAACAGCGGTGCTGGCCATGCTTACTCTAGATAGATACATGGATTTCCACTTCTTCACCAATGAAGCAGGTGGTAATGCGATGATGTATATCAACTTATTTTGGGCATGGGGCCACCCAGAGGTTTATATTCTGATTTTGCCAGCGTTTGGCATTTTTTCTGAAGTGATCTCGACTTTCACTGGCAAGCGTTTGTTCGGCTACAAGTCCATGGTTTATGCCAGTGGTGCAATTTCCATTTTGGGCTTTATCGTCTGGCTGCATCACTTTTTCACTATGGGCTCCAGTGCCAATGTAAACGCCTTCTTCGGGGTGATGACCATGGTCATTGCGGTGCCCACTGGGGTGAAGCTGTTTAACTGGCTATTTACCATGTACCGAGGGCGTCTGCGCATCACCGTGCCGGTGCTGTGGACCATTGGCTTTATGATCACCTTTACTGTGGGCGGTATGACCGGCGTGTTGCTCGCCATTCCCGGCGCAGACTACGTGCTTCATAACAGCTTGTTTCTGATTGCGCACTTTCACAACACCATTATTGGTGGCGCAGTGTTTGGCTACCTTGCCGGCTTTGCTTATTGGTTCCCCAAAGCCATGGGCTATAAATTGGATGAGCGTTGGGGCAAGGCGTCATTCTGGTGTTGGCTGGTGGGCTTCTTTGTTGCCTTCATGCCGCTGTATGTACTGGGCTTTTTAGGTATGACGCGACGCCTAAACCACACCAACAACCCAGATTGGAACATCTGGCTGTACATTGCCTTTGTCGGTGCTGTGATCATTATGTTTGGCATCGTATTTCAGGTGATCCAACTGGTGGTGAGTTATAAAAACCGTGCGCAATTGCAAGATACCACCGGCGATCCTTGGAATGGCCATACCTTAGAGTGGTCTACGGCATCACCGCCCCAGTACTACAACTTCGCAAACACCCCGGTGGTACGTGATATTGACGCTTGGACCGACACCAAAGAGCAGGGGCAGGCTTATCAGCAAGGGCAACACTATGCGCCCATCCACATGCCGAAAAACACCTCAGCTGGCGTGCTTATGAGCGCCGCGCTTACGGCATTTTGCTTCGCCATGATTTGGCATATTTGGTGGCTTGCCATTGCCGGCCTTGGCGCCGCTATAACCGTGTTTATTAAGCGTTGTTACAGCAATGACGTTGATTACTATGTGCCGGTGGCTGAAATTGAAGCCATCGAGTCAGCCCATATCCATCATGCAACTGCGGAGGGTCGCTCATGA
- the cyoC gene encoding cytochrome o ubiquinol oxidase subunit III, with the protein MSATTSTAIHTLGEAHHPDCAHHDTSSNTVFGFWLYLMTDCLLFASFFATYAVLYMNTAGGVSGKDIFELDFVALETAALLLSSITFGFAMITAKAQKQAATLSWLAVTFALGAVFIAMEVYEFHHLIAAGNGPQQSAFLTSFFSLVGLHGLHVSAGLIWMSVMMIEVLRRGLKGQTVTRLSCLSLFWHFLDIVWICVFTVVYLMGVMS; encoded by the coding sequence ATGAGTGCCACTACATCAACCGCTATTCACACCTTAGGTGAGGCGCATCACCCCGATTGTGCGCACCATGATACATCAAGCAATACCGTGTTTGGTTTTTGGTTATACCTGATGACCGATTGCCTGTTATTCGCGTCATTTTTTGCCACCTACGCGGTGCTGTACATGAACACCGCCGGCGGGGTTTCCGGCAAAGATATCTTTGAGCTTGACTTTGTTGCCCTAGAAACGGCGGCCTTGTTGCTCAGCAGTATTACCTTTGGTTTTGCCATGATAACCGCTAAGGCGCAAAAACAGGCGGCTACATTGAGCTGGTTGGCGGTTACTTTTGCCCTAGGGGCGGTGTTCATCGCTATGGAAGTGTATGAGTTTCATCACTTAATTGCCGCTGGCAATGGCCCACAACAAAGTGCGTTTTTAACCTCGTTTTTCTCTTTGGTGGGGCTGCATGGCCTGCATGTGAGTGCGGGATTGATTTGGATGAGCGTGATGATGATTGAGGTGCTGCGCCGTGGGCTTAAGGGGCAAACGGTAACGCGCTTAAGCTGTTTAAGCTTATTTTGGCACTTTTTGGATATTGTCTGGATTTGTGTATTTACCGTGGTGTATCTAATGGGGGTGATGTCATGA
- the cyoE gene encoding heme o synthase translates to MFRRYFSVTKPGIIIGNLISVAGGFLLAARGEIDRPLMLATLMGLSLVVASGCVVNNVIDRDIDAKMARTQGRVTVTGEISASAALLHALVLAVCGFGALIYYTNTLAVGFAAFGYIIYVGVYSLYMKRHSVYGTLVGSLSGAVPPVVGYGAVSGQFDAGAAILLLMFCLWQMPHSYAIAIFRYQDYRDANIPVLPVAKGLARAQRHIVFYIALYALVVMLLPLGGYTGLAFMAVACTTSFWWLLMALRGYRRDIDMHGWARQVFAFSIVNITVLSITMAVDYHAANPQLLVLN, encoded by the coding sequence ATGTTTCGTCGTTATTTTTCGGTGACTAAACCGGGGATCATCATCGGCAATCTTATCTCTGTGGCGGGGGGCTTCTTGCTGGCCGCACGCGGCGAGATAGACAGGCCACTTATGCTGGCTACGCTCATGGGGCTCTCGTTGGTGGTGGCCTCGGGGTGCGTTGTAAACAATGTTATTGACCGTGACATTGATGCCAAAATGGCGCGCACCCAAGGCCGCGTCACCGTCACCGGCGAAATATCGGCGTCGGCGGCACTGCTCCACGCCTTGGTATTGGCGGTATGTGGTTTTGGCGCATTAATCTACTACACCAATACCTTGGCGGTGGGCTTTGCTGCCTTTGGCTACATCATCTACGTGGGCGTATACAGCTTGTATATGAAACGTCACTCCGTGTACGGCACCCTGGTTGGCAGCCTCTCTGGGGCGGTGCCTCCGGTGGTGGGGTATGGCGCCGTCAGCGGCCAATTTGATGCAGGGGCAGCCATTTTGTTGCTGATGTTTTGCCTATGGCAGATGCCGCATTCCTATGCCATTGCGATTTTCCGTTATCAGGATTACCGCGACGCCAATATTCCGGTGCTCCCGGTGGCAAAGGGCTTAGCTAGAGCGCAGCGGCATATTGTTTTCTACATTGCTTTGTATGCCTTGGTGGTCATGCTATTGCCGCTCGGTGGCTACACCGGGCTCGCCTTTATGGCGGTGGCGTGCACGACTAGTTTTTGGTGGTTGCTGATGGCCTTGCGTGGCTATCGCCGCGATATTGATATGCATGGCTGGGCACGCCAAGTGTTTGCCTTTTCCATTGTTAATATCACCGTGTTGAGCATCACCATGGCTGTGGACTATCACGCTGCCAATCCACAGTTGCTGGTGCTTAATTAG
- a CDS encoding histone deacetylase family protein: MALNPHLPLVYHPNYSFSFDPNHRFVMSKFARLYHHVKGLGLVGDNLEQPPLGTPDDLSLIHCDNYVHDLWHNRLDAKAMRRIGLPWSHNLMARTFTAPLGTLKTARLALAHGVACHLAGGTHHAHYDFGSGYCMVNDLAFTAQTLINSGEVTNVLVFDLDVHQGDGTAALLQHQPYAFTCSIHCEKNFPFRKSPSDLDIGLANHISDDEYLGVVDDTLKHLLDSLNPDLVLYDAGVDIWQQDGLGKLDVSWQGIAQRDRLVLKRCAQHNTPVATVIGGGYDKDHERLAARHAIVVEQAAQL, from the coding sequence ATGGCCTTGAATCCGCATTTACCTTTGGTTTATCACCCCAATTACTCGTTTAGCTTTGACCCCAATCATCGCTTTGTGATGAGCAAGTTTGCGCGCCTGTACCATCATGTAAAAGGCCTAGGCTTGGTCGGTGATAACCTTGAGCAACCGCCGCTCGGAACCCCGGATGATCTCAGCTTAATTCACTGCGATAACTATGTGCATGACCTATGGCATAACCGTTTAGATGCCAAAGCGATGCGCCGTATCGGCCTACCCTGGTCACACAACTTAATGGCGCGTACCTTCACCGCGCCTTTGGGGACACTGAAAACAGCCCGCCTTGCCCTTGCTCATGGGGTGGCTTGCCATTTGGCAGGGGGCACTCACCATGCTCATTATGACTTTGGCTCTGGCTATTGCATGGTTAATGATTTAGCGTTCACGGCGCAAACGCTGATTAATAGTGGCGAAGTGACCAATGTGTTGGTTTTTGACCTTGATGTACACCAAGGCGATGGCACCGCCGCGCTGCTGCAACATCAACCCTATGCTTTTACCTGCTCCATTCACTGTGAAAAGAACTTCCCGTTTCGCAAATCCCCCAGTGATTTGGACATCGGTCTTGCCAATCACATAAGCGATGACGAATACCTCGGAGTGGTCGATGACACCCTAAAGCACTTGCTCGACAGCCTAAACCCCGACTTAGTGTTGTATGACGCCGGCGTTGATATCTGGCAGCAAGACGGCCTAGGTAAGCTGGATGTCAGCTGGCAGGGGATCGCACAACGTGATCGCTTAGTGCTCAAGCGCTGTGCACAGCACAATACCCCAGTGGCTACGGTAATTGGCGGCGGCTACGATAAAGACCATGAACGCCTAGCGGCACGCCATGCCATTGTGGTTGAGCAGGCTGCACAACTATAA
- a CDS encoding OmpA family protein, producing MVRLLFTFALLLLTTSSLAQSNLFVDKYKGGRTKADAHYSYMPVLVLDKGDQRIELAGEYRAYMQEIEPSAKLGFSHLLADVKAKLEAKGFSIQVYCVQECDKRTYARLIDDTFRDTVLYRLGYYNVQENRFGYLSAMKTVNEQPRAVMLFAKQERSGGLSLGYEQIASLPMPDAGLSVQQDFEIDALDFSQLKAKEKDAKGSADHPLIERFPGSYIKSSGVSDYEPYPLIVGQYKKSIPVRTVGGKVTTLNYRIDKTVGPYAVHKNYMNALTQAGFTIIYECQARSCGNYILRDNYRDTIFAKRHDSDIYNMTEKSNFYLFTAEKDTPHGKLYTSMYSLQRRAKESVELVVDIIEEKGVSHVALNIDSDNLLKEIQNTGSVSLYGIEFDFNKHTIKPSSKAQLDEIAKFLTQRTDVSLYVVGHTDNKGVFDYNQDLASRRAQEVVNTLVRDYQITQQRLQAVGVGPVAPLAANDNDDNMQRNRRVELVLKAPMFL from the coding sequence ATGGTTCGCTTGCTCTTTACCTTCGCTTTACTGTTACTTACCACTTCTAGCCTTGCGCAAAGTAATCTATTCGTCGACAAATACAAAGGCGGCCGCACCAAGGCCGACGCCCATTACAGCTATATGCCTGTATTAGTGCTAGACAAAGGTGATCAACGTATAGAGTTAGCGGGGGAGTATCGCGCTTACATGCAGGAGATTGAGCCTAGCGCCAAACTCGGCTTTTCACACCTACTTGCTGATGTTAAAGCCAAGCTGGAGGCTAAGGGTTTTAGCATACAGGTTTATTGCGTTCAGGAGTGTGATAAACGCACTTACGCCCGGCTAATTGATGATACCTTTCGCGATACAGTGTTGTATCGCTTAGGTTATTACAATGTGCAGGAAAACCGATTTGGCTATCTGTCAGCGATGAAAACAGTGAATGAGCAGCCACGTGCAGTTATGCTGTTTGCTAAACAAGAACGCAGCGGAGGGCTTTCCTTAGGCTATGAACAAATTGCATCGTTGCCCATGCCTGATGCGGGTCTTAGCGTGCAGCAAGACTTTGAGATTGATGCGTTGGATTTTAGTCAGCTAAAAGCCAAGGAAAAAGATGCAAAAGGCAGTGCTGATCACCCATTAATCGAGCGCTTCCCTGGCAGTTATATCAAAAGCAGCGGCGTGAGTGATTATGAACCCTATCCGTTAATTGTAGGTCAGTATAAAAAATCAATTCCGGTGCGCACCGTCGGCGGTAAAGTGACCACGCTAAATTACCGTATTGATAAAACGGTTGGACCTTATGCAGTTCATAAAAACTACATGAATGCACTGACCCAAGCTGGGTTCACTATTATTTATGAGTGCCAAGCACGTAGTTGTGGCAACTATATTTTGCGTGATAATTACCGCGATACCATTTTTGCTAAGCGTCATGATTCTGATATCTATAACATGACTGAAAAAAGCAACTTTTACTTGTTCACAGCTGAGAAAGACACACCTCATGGCAAGCTATACACATCGATGTACAGCCTACAACGTAGGGCCAAGGAAAGTGTAGAGTTGGTGGTTGATATTATTGAAGAAAAAGGGGTTAGCCACGTAGCTTTAAATATCGACAGTGACAATCTTTTAAAAGAAATACAAAACACAGGCAGTGTTTCTTTGTATGGTATTGAGTTTGATTTTAATAAACACACCATTAAACCTAGCTCAAAAGCGCAATTGGATGAAATTGCAAAGTTCTTAACGCAAAGGACTGATGTTTCTTTGTATGTGGTTGGTCACACCGATAACAAAGGTGTATTTGACTACAACCAAGACTTAGCGAGTCGACGCGCTCAAGAAGTGGTGAACACCCTGGTTCGTGATTACCAAATAACCCAACAGCGATTGCAAGCGGTGGGTGTCGGGCCAGTCGCTCCGTTGGCTGCAAACGACAATGACGATAATATGCAGCGTAACCGTCGCGTTGAATTGGTACTCAAAGCTCCCATGTTCCTATAA
- the cyoD gene encoding cytochrome o ubiquinol oxidase subunit IV, whose translation MSHSETHAMDKLEAVAEQGLVNHAKDYVIGFVLSVVLTGAPFWAVSSGALSTTSTLSTVVVAAIVQIYVHLKYFLHLNFVSEEGKANSISFIFSALIIVMVVGLSVWIIYESNAMMMY comes from the coding sequence ATGAGTCACAGTGAAACTCACGCGATGGATAAGCTCGAGGCAGTCGCAGAGCAAGGCCTAGTTAATCACGCTAAGGATTATGTCATTGGTTTTGTACTCTCGGTCGTGCTCACCGGTGCACCGTTTTGGGCGGTGAGCAGTGGAGCGTTGTCGACAACCAGTACCTTGTCCACTGTGGTGGTGGCAGCCATAGTGCAAATTTACGTGCATTTAAAATACTTTTTGCATCTTAACTTTGTTAGTGAAGAAGGCAAAGCGAATAGTATCTCCTTTATTTTTAGTGCCCTTATCATCGTTATGGTGGTTGGCTTATCGGTGTGGATCATTTACGAGTCCAACGCCATGATGATGTATTAA
- a CDS encoding TonB-dependent receptor, producing MNLSLSLISLALASSHNVSVAIEHIEVSGQHQLPSASSELIGANIELNGAQLNELKAPTLGDTLDTLPGVSASHFGPSASRPQLRGFGAQRVALATNAMAVRDMSSISADQLVPIEPFFADNIRVIKGATAVIPFGGEAMAGVVDVDDSRIPKQLSAWQAQEKVELQSGYNSASSLLAQTQGQQQGFAFNANILVRQRGDYKVPDSAKAPVCASWSELVTDVRLADHCQVKLASPQWQFNGEKWVDITPIDEQIISHYGLNDQGKVSNSSSYQTSGSIGGSQLFSEHQELGFAYSFGKANRGIPGFMHLGSATAPKVGQAADIRIYSSFHRIDGRYSQHFNTQSYLDYLEINGFYSQQRDDETLAGTSVNLFEVDALQLNPRIGFTWQDQAPASIGLQIERSEHRGEGSDNYLPEIEGKREALYLLQNLHLQALQLQFGARYDHIQYKPNLEGSYVPGRGQGANVQEREFHLQNYSVSMNYHPVPMWSLHASYTDAQRAPAINELYASNPHLALLIEEQGNTHLNVEQNRALEWGTRVTLGDLQLAATWFDNEYTDFTYLGNTGVNRGGVYVQEWRQADTDNQGYEITLDYSYTFTDWGVITLSAFTDSVKNTPRYQFDGSYDPFELDNFLNPDKAQEDEYWRRTMEGDSIPKTPANRTGLKLGWQYDGLRFTVNYTHHDKQQNVGKHERPSSSYALLGFDASVVQSWLGDSGELFVNIDNITDEDARAHQSYLRFIAPLPGRSIALGLRARF from the coding sequence ATGAATCTTTCACTTTCTCTTATCTCCTTAGCGTTAGCCAGCAGCCACAATGTTAGTGTTGCCATTGAGCACATTGAAGTCAGTGGGCAGCATCAACTTCCTTCTGCAAGCAGCGAATTGATTGGCGCAAATATTGAACTCAATGGTGCCCAATTAAACGAGTTAAAAGCGCCTACACTCGGCGACACCCTTGATACACTGCCAGGTGTGAGCGCAAGCCACTTTGGCCCCTCTGCTAGTCGTCCACAACTCAGGGGGTTCGGCGCTCAACGTGTGGCCTTAGCGACCAATGCGATGGCTGTGCGTGATATGTCTTCTATCAGTGCGGATCAACTCGTGCCGATTGAGCCTTTCTTTGCCGACAATATCCGTGTGATTAAAGGCGCCACTGCGGTGATCCCTTTTGGCGGTGAGGCGATGGCAGGCGTTGTCGATGTTGATGATAGCCGTATTCCTAAACAACTAAGCGCTTGGCAAGCGCAAGAAAAAGTCGAATTGCAAAGTGGCTACAATAGTGCCAGCTCATTGCTAGCGCAAACTCAAGGGCAGCAACAAGGATTCGCCTTTAATGCCAATATCCTTGTGCGTCAACGAGGTGATTACAAAGTGCCAGACAGCGCCAAGGCACCGGTGTGTGCAAGCTGGTCAGAGTTAGTGACCGATGTGCGCCTAGCCGACCACTGTCAGGTTAAATTAGCGTCGCCGCAGTGGCAGTTTAATGGTGAAAAATGGGTTGATATTACCCCCATTGATGAGCAGATAATTAGTCACTATGGCCTCAATGACCAAGGGAAAGTTAGCAACTCTAGTAGCTATCAAACCTCTGGCTCAATTGGCGGAAGCCAGCTATTTTCAGAGCATCAAGAGCTCGGGTTTGCATACAGCTTTGGTAAAGCTAACCGAGGGATCCCTGGGTTTATGCATCTAGGGTCTGCGACGGCCCCAAAAGTAGGTCAAGCAGCGGATATTCGCATTTACTCTTCTTTTCATCGTATTGATGGCCGCTACAGTCAACACTTCAATACCCAAAGCTACCTAGACTACCTTGAAATTAATGGCTTTTATTCTCAACAAAGAGATGACGAGACGTTAGCTGGCACCTCCGTTAACCTGTTCGAAGTAGATGCTTTGCAACTCAACCCACGAATTGGCTTTACATGGCAAGACCAAGCACCGGCCTCGATAGGGTTACAAATAGAGCGCAGTGAACACCGAGGCGAGGGGAGCGATAATTATTTGCCTGAGATCGAGGGCAAACGAGAGGCGCTGTATTTACTTCAAAACCTGCACTTGCAAGCATTGCAATTGCAGTTTGGCGCAAGGTATGACCATATTCAATATAAGCCGAATCTTGAAGGGAGTTATGTGCCCGGGCGTGGCCAAGGAGCAAACGTGCAGGAACGTGAGTTTCACTTGCAAAACTACAGTGTAAGCATGAATTATCATCCCGTGCCTATGTGGTCCTTGCATGCTAGCTACACTGATGCGCAGCGTGCACCTGCAATTAATGAGCTCTACGCAAGTAACCCCCATTTGGCTTTATTAATTGAAGAGCAAGGCAATACGCATTTAAATGTCGAACAAAACCGAGCGTTAGAATGGGGGACGCGCGTTACCTTGGGTGACCTACAATTGGCGGCGACATGGTTTGATAATGAATACACCGACTTCACTTATCTAGGAAATACTGGCGTAAACAGAGGGGGTGTGTATGTTCAAGAGTGGCGTCAGGCTGATACCGATAATCAAGGCTATGAAATTACTTTAGATTATTCATATACCTTTACAGACTGGGGCGTAATAACGCTATCTGCTTTCACAGACAGTGTAAAAAATACGCCTCGCTATCAGTTTGATGGCAGCTACGATCCTTTTGAACTAGATAACTTCCTAAACCCAGATAAAGCACAAGAAGATGAATATTGGCGGCGCACTATGGAAGGAGACAGCATACCTAAAACTCCAGCGAATAGAACGGGCCTAAAGCTAGGTTGGCAGTATGATGGCTTGCGATTTACTGTAAATTACACACATCATGACAAACAACAAAATGTCGGTAAGCATGAAAGGCCTTCATCAAGCTATGCCTTGTTAGGTTTTGATGCCAGTGTTGTGCAATCTTGGTTAGGAGATAGCGGGGAATTATTTGTCAATATCGATAACATCACTGATGAAGATGCCCGTGCGCACCAAAGTTACTTACGCTTTATTGCTCCATTGCCAGGTCGCAGCATAGCCCTTGGATTGCGAGCGCGCTTCTAA